One genomic window of Fusobacterium simiae includes the following:
- a CDS encoding LrgB family protein, whose translation MKEAIVGNLFFGLIISYFSFEIGKWVFKKTQTPICNPFLIGTSIVIFILKFFDISTDDYYKGAGMILFLLGPATVSLAIPLYKKWNLFKKFFIPVMTGAIIGSFVGILSVIILGKLFGMEDQLIFSLMPKSITTPFGIEVSSMLGGIPAITVVSIMLTGITGNVTAPLISKIFKVKHSVAVGIGIGVSSHAVGTSKAMEIGEVEGSMSALSIVFAGLLTLVWAPLLKFLV comes from the coding sequence ATGAAAGAAGCGATAGTGGGAAATTTATTTTTTGGTTTAATTATTAGTTATTTTTCTTTTGAGATTGGTAAATGGGTTTTTAAAAAGACACAAACTCCTATATGTAACCCATTTTTAATAGGAACAAGTATAGTAATTTTTATATTGAAGTTTTTTGACATATCAACTGATGACTATTATAAAGGTGCGGGAATGATATTATTTTTATTAGGTCCAGCAACAGTGTCTTTGGCAATACCTCTATACAAAAAATGGAATTTATTTAAAAAATTCTTTATTCCAGTTATGACAGGTGCTATTATAGGTTCATTTGTAGGAATATTATCGGTTATTATTCTAGGAAAATTATTTGGCATGGAAGATCAGTTGATTTTTTCACTTATGCCTAAATCTATAACTACTCCTTTTGGAATAGAAGTTAGCTCAATGCTTGGTGGAATACCTGCTATAACAGTTGTTAGTATTATGTTAACTGGTATCACTGGAAATGTAACTGCTCCACTTATAAGTAAAATTTTTAAGGTAAAACATTCTGTTGCAGTAGGAATTGGTATAGGAGTTTCAAGTCATGCTGTTGGGACATCAAAAGCAATGGAAATTGGCGAAGTTGAAGGTTCAATGAGTGCATTATCAATAGTATTTGCAGGACTATTAACCCTTGTTTGGGCACCACTTTTAAAATTTTTAGTATAG
- a CDS encoding CidA/LrgA family protein, whose translation MIREFMLIFVINYVGILISAILHLPLPGTIVALLLLFLLLQFNILKLEKIENAGNFLLLNMTLFFMPPTVRIIDSYHLLEKDFFKILIIIVISTFLTMGITGKVVQMMIDYREKKGLK comes from the coding sequence ATGATTAGAGAGTTTATGTTAATTTTTGTAATTAACTATGTAGGCATTCTTATTTCTGCTATTTTACATCTTCCTTTACCAGGAACAATAGTAGCCTTACTGTTATTATTTTTATTATTACAATTTAATATTTTGAAATTAGAAAAGATTGAAAATGCAGGAAATTTTCTTTTACTTAATATGACATTATTTTTTATGCCACCTACTGTTAGAATTATTGATTCGTATCATTTATTAGAAAAAGATTTCTTTAAAATTTTAATAATTATAGTCATTTCAACATTTCTAACTATGGGTATTACTGGTAAAGTTGTTCAAATGATGATAGATTATAGAGAAAAGAAGGGATTAAAATAA
- the lysS gene encoding lysine--tRNA ligase — protein MERYFDRLEKEPLIAERWKKIEELESYGIKPFGRKYDKQNMIGDVLKHNPDENLKFKTAGRIMSLRGKGKAYFAHIEDQSGKIQIYMKKDELGEEQFDHIVKMLNVGDIIGVEGELFITHTEELTLRVKSISLLAKNVRSLPEKYHGLTDVEIRYRKRYVDLIMNPEVRETFIKRTEIIKEIRKYLDDRGFLEVETPMMHQILGGAAARPFMTHHNALDLDLYLRIAVELYLKRLIVGGFDKVYEIGKDFRNEGISVRHNPEFTMIELYQAHADFNDMMDIAEGMISTICEKINGTTDIVYDGVQLSLKNFKRVHMVDMIKDVTGVDFWKQMTFEEAREIAKEHHVEIAPHMNSVGHIINEFFEQKCEEKVIQPTFVYGHPVEISPLAKRNEENPNFTDRFELFINKREYANAFTELNDPADQRGRFEAQVEEALRGNEEATPVIDEDYVEALEYGMPPTGGMGIGIDRLVMLLTGSPSIRDVILFPQMKPRD, from the coding sequence GAAAAAAATTGAAGAGTTGGAAAGTTATGGCATAAAACCATTTGGAAGAAAGTATGATAAACAAAATATGATAGGTGATGTCTTAAAACACAATCCAGATGAAAATTTAAAATTTAAAACAGCTGGTAGAATAATGTCTTTAAGAGGAAAAGGAAAAGCATATTTTGCTCATATAGAAGATCAATCAGGAAAAATCCAAATTTATATGAAAAAAGATGAATTAGGAGAAGAACAATTTGATCATATAGTTAAAATGTTAAATGTTGGAGATATTATTGGAGTTGAAGGAGAGTTATTTATAACTCATACAGAAGAATTAACTTTAAGAGTTAAAAGTATTTCATTGCTTGCTAAAAATGTAAGATCTTTACCTGAAAAATATCATGGACTTACTGATGTTGAAATAAGATATAGAAAAAGATATGTTGATTTAATAATGAATCCAGAAGTTAGAGAAACTTTTATAAAAAGAACAGAAATTATAAAAGAAATAAGAAAATATTTAGATGATAGAGGATTTTTAGAAGTTGAAACTCCTATGATGCACCAAATTTTAGGAGGAGCTGCTGCAAGACCTTTTATGACTCATCACAATGCACTAGATTTGGATTTATATTTAAGAATAGCTGTTGAACTATATTTGAAAAGATTAATAGTTGGTGGTTTTGATAAAGTTTATGAAATAGGAAAAGACTTTAGAAACGAAGGAATTTCTGTAAGACATAATCCAGAGTTTACAATGATAGAATTATATCAAGCTCATGCTGATTTTAATGATATGATGGATATAGCTGAGGGTATGATTTCAACAATATGTGAAAAAATTAATGGAACAACAGATATTGTATATGATGGAGTTCAATTATCTCTTAAAAACTTCAAAAGAGTACATATGGTTGATATGATAAAAGATGTCACAGGGGTTGATTTCTGGAAACAAATGACTTTTGAAGAAGCTAGAGAAATAGCAAAAGAACATCATGTTGAAATTGCACCTCACATGAATAGTGTTGGGCATATTATAAATGAATTCTTTGAACAAAAATGTGAAGAAAAAGTTATACAACCAACATTTGTTTATGGACATCCTGTTGAAATATCTCCACTTGCAAAGAGAAATGAAGAAAATCCAAATTTCACAGATAGGTTTGAACTATTTATCAATAAAAGAGAATATGCTAATGCTTTTACAGAATTAAATGATCCAGCAGATCAAAGAGGAAGATTTGAAGCACAAGTTGAAGAAGCATTGCGTGGAAATGAAGAAGCTACACCTGTAATAGATGAAGATTATGTAGAAGCACTTGAATATGGTATGCCACCAACAGGTGGAATGGGAATTGGAATAGATAGACTTGTGATGTTATTAACAGGTTCTCCATCTATAAGAGATGTAATTCTTTTCCCACAAATGAAGCCAAGAGATTAA